The genomic window AATTGTACATAGTGATGCAAGTATCTGGCAGTGGATTACCATCCAGGAAAAATACACCCTTAAGAACAGATGGTAAGTTTGTTTGTTTGATTGGAATCATCCAGGTTGCAATATTATTGAGTTGCTTTTTCTCGATTAATTCAGCCATACTAATTTGTAATTCCTACTTCGTAAGTAATACATACAAAAAAATAAACATGATTACAGGCTTATAAGAGGATGTCTAAAAATTTGGCGATACACCAAACACATGAATATTACCCAATACATTTCAGTTAAGCCTAAAACTCAACTTCTGCGTAGGTTGGGTTAAGGAACGAAACCCAACACTTCCGTGACTTTGTTGGGTTTCACTTCGTTCTACCCAACCTACAATTTTCTTAAGTGAACCGTATTGGAATATTAGCGTGACATACTCCTACACTGACTCTTCGAGTACAGTGTAGGCTTCCAAGACAATTCTCTAACTCCAAACCTGACATCTTCACTCATAGCCGTGGAGCAAAACCTTGTAGCACTAAATTATTAGGAGTAACGGCAGTCACTTTTTCAAAATCCCACTTGACTTCTGTAATTGAGTCCCATTGATAGTTCTTGAACAGATGTAAACAGAAAATCTTAATAAAGCCAATTGATAAGGTTCTACCAGGACAGGCTCGCTCATGCCCTTCGCCGTTCCAAGATAAGATATCTGAAAAATTCCGTGTTAGGTCAAAATCATCTGGATTTTGGTATCTATTGGCATCCCGATTAGCCGTCAAAATAGAGCCAAGTAAGCGAGTACCTTTTTGGAATGGGCATTTTTGTTCTCCAATCTCAACTTCACCTGCTTCAGTGGTGAGTTGGCTAACAAATCGCACAGGTGGATAGAGACGAGCTGTTTCCAAAATCACTTGATTGAGAAGTGTTGACTGTTCTAGAGCGTCTGGGTCTAAACTTTCCTTGGCATTCCAAACAGCATTGACTTCTGACAATACATCATTTCTGAGGGCATTATCCAGGCATAGAACACCAATAACAGATCCCAAAAGTCCACTTGTGCCGGCAGTACCAGCAATATGAATCATATCGAAAAGGCTATTAGCGATTTGGTGTTCGTTCAACTGATACTGAGCGCCTGTTTCAAAGTAAGATGCCCATTTGGCAGATTGTTTATATCGCTTGGTTAAATGCTTACGATGCTGAATTTTTGGTGCTGTTAATATTGCCAGCAGATACTTGCTAATAAAGTTTGGCAACGATGCGAGAACTAAACCTTTAATGTAACTACTTGATGCTGTGATTTCTTCCTCAGATAAAGATATCTGAAAAACCAGTTGGTGCAAAATCGACAGCATAATCTTTGGCAAATCGTTGCCGATGTGTAATTTGCTCTGTCTAGCAGCCTCTAACAGGCTTTGCTCAACTAGATACCCTAAAAAGTCTATCTGTTGAGACGGTTCTGGTAAGGCTTGTAAGAACACAGCACGCAGTCCTGTGTGTTCCTTACCGTTGGTTCCTAAGCTCAAAGGATTATCCAGCAGGTAGCTAGGAGCTAATATTCTGATGATACCTAAATCATTTCCCCGCAGCTGTGGTTGGGTTTGCATTAGTTCCTTCACTTGGGAATGAGAGGAATGCATAATTGCTTGATCCACGGCAAAATACTTGTCTCCAATATTGTCCTTTCGGATGTAGAGAAAGTCTCGCCATGCGTTGAGCATGATTGAGGCATCTATATAATAAAAAACTAAGCGCAGAAACTTGCCGATCGCAGTGTCATAACCTACTTTGGCTAGTATAGGTGCAAGCCAAAGCTGGCGATCATGACCTTGTAAGACTTTATCTTTAAGTGTCATAAAAAAATCCCCGATACGGCTGGAAACCACTTGGCTTTAGGCAGTGGAGGAAAGCCGAACGGCAGTTTTAACTGCTGTGGCTCTCCACGAAGAATATGCTTTGAATTTACACTCAGTTGGTAATGCATTCTGTGTTAATCGTTTACCAGTATTTAGGCAATGCAAACTAATTGTTTTTCTGCTTGGATCTTTTTTAGTTGGAGATTCTTGCCAACCACCGACATAACAAAATCCAAATTTTGGATGTTTGATTACTGAACCGCGTTTAAATCCGGCGCTAATCGTTCCACCATATCTAGAGCGGATATGTCCAGTGGAGTGTTGCAATCGGTGAAGTTGACGGCGATGAAATTCCAAAGGAATAACTTCAATTAGTTGAGTGTTTTCAGGCTTGATAGGCGCAGCCTCTCCAAGAGTTGTATTGGGCATTGGTTATTTCTTTTTTTTCCTTGTCTCCCTTCCCTGGTTCCCAGTTCCCAGTCCCTAATTCAGATATTGATGCTTTGAGGAATTTTAGAAGGAAGCAGATACTCATAAATTGGACGGTGCAAATTACGTTGCTTAATCGTATCTTCTACCTGCTGAAGATTACTCTGGAATGCCTGTAACAATGGTTTTACTTTCTGGTCTGTAAAGTATCCTTGCTGATACTCGCCCAGCTTGTTATAGTATACAGATCCCAATAAGCTGAGTAAATTGTATTGCCGTTGCGCCTGATCTAAGGGGGGGAGCAAATTCAAGTAGTCTTGCTCAGTAACTTCTCTTTTGAGAGTTGAGGCTGGTAAATAACCTGCCATTGGGATGGCTGCGGCATAGCTCATGAAATCTTTTTGCGGAAAGTTAACCGCAGCATGTTGAGCGCTGGCGGTGAAAATAATCAGCGTAATGGCATCATTCAGGTAATTTCGCGTTTTGATGCCCCCATTCTCGCCAAAATCGGGGATACGACCACCATCATAAGCTGATATTTCAGCTGCCCATGCTTGCAGGGCTGTATCTTTCTGAATATCTTCATCGGTGAGGTAATATAAATTCAGATAGTCCCAAACCCATTGATGAATGGCATCCCAAACTAATAGTGCATCATCCCGATAAGGATAAACAGGCAATAGGTTGGGATCATCCACACCGCGCTGTTGGAATTGCTTGGGCAAGATGGCACTATTGAACCCATAGCTTTGCAACCCCAGCACTGTTAAAACGCGGGAGTTATCGATTGATGCTGAGAGTAATCTATCGACACCACCGCCAGGAGCAATCAGAATTTGTTGGGCAGCATCGTTAATTGCTAAGGTACTGTCAAAATGCGGGCGCAGCAGAATTCTTAGGGGATGGGTAAGTGGCAGTTGTCGATAGGTTGCGATCGCAAAAACACCAACTAACAGGTGAGTTCTTGCTAGGTGAGTAATCGGTTCGTGGAAGTTGGCATCTGCTATTTGGACAACTGTTTTGGCAAAAAGCCAAGCGTATTTACCGGAATTAGGGGTAATGATTGGATAATCTGATTCTGGGGTTTGACCGCATTGAATGGCTATCGGACGCAATAAACGAGTGGGGTCTGAGCCTTTGGGTAAGGCAAACAGTGCTATGGGAGCATAGACATATTTTTGCTCATGTGGGAATGTACCGTTGATCGCACCGGATAAAATTTTATAATCAGCTAAGTAGAGCCTTCCTTCTTCTCCTGCGGCTGCTAATGAATCGTCAGTTCCCATCACTGCTTGGTAATGTTCGTCTGTGACTGGGAAGCGATCGCCTGGACTGGTTACTCGCTCGATCATGACGGGATTGTAGCCAGCTACTCGCATGTAGGCAAATACTTCATCTTCCTGGTAAGTTTTGGCTATCGCTGGTACACCAATCACCACAAACAAATTTTCGTAGTCCTTGAGACTGGTTGCATGTCCTGTGGGTTGTCCTTCATATAGAAGGGTAATTACCTGATTTAGAGCATCTCTGAGGATCACAAGTCCGTTTTCTTTAAGAATAGAAAAGAAAAGATCGTCCAGTTCTCTAACATCCTGAGATATCTGTTTAAGCAATAACTGGGGGATAATTTGTAGGATTCTCACCAGAATGCTGATTTGGGCTGGTATTGCTCCCTTGACCAAGGCTTCTAAAATAAACCTTTCGACATCATCACGAATCGATTCAGAACCCTGATTTCCTCTGTTGACAATCAAGGTATTCACAAAAAGAACTCGTAACTGCTGGGCTAATAAAAAATACCAATTAGTGGTGAACTCTTCCGCAGCAGAAACCTGATCCACCATAGCAATAGATGGAATATAGGTATAGTTATATTCATACTCTTGCCTAGTGATGTATAGACTATGAGTACTTGGGTAAGTTATCGAATTATCTGATGATGAAGCAGTCATTGCCCCTATTCACATGTAGTGGTTTAGATAACTTTAACAGTTGAGGATGCACAAGTTTGAGTTAGCTAAATGTATTATCGCAATCAAATTGAAATTTTTGATTTTTCTCAAAGAAATGTTATATAATTTTTCGCTCACTCCTAACTCA from Nostoc sp. UHCC 0926 includes these protein-coding regions:
- a CDS encoding cytochrome P450; protein product: MTLKDKVLQGHDRQLWLAPILAKVGYDTAIGKFLRLVFYYIDASIMLNAWRDFLYIRKDNIGDKYFAVDQAIMHSSHSQVKELMQTQPQLRGNDLGIIRILAPSYLLDNPLSLGTNGKEHTGLRAVFLQALPEPSQQIDFLGYLVEQSLLEAARQSKLHIGNDLPKIMLSILHQLVFQISLSEEEITASSSYIKGLVLASLPNFISKYLLAILTAPKIQHRKHLTKRYKQSAKWASYFETGAQYQLNEHQIANSLFDMIHIAGTAGTSGLLGSVIGVLCLDNALRNDVLSEVNAVWNAKESLDPDALEQSTLLNQVILETARLYPPVRFVSQLTTEAGEVEIGEQKCPFQKGTRLLGSILTANRDANRYQNPDDFDLTRNFSDILSWNGEGHERACPGRTLSIGFIKIFCLHLFKNYQWDSITEVKWDFEKVTAVTPNNLVLQGFAPRL
- a CDS encoding lipoxygenase family protein, with the translated sequence MTASSSDNSITYPSTHSLYITRQEYEYNYTYIPSIAMVDQVSAAEEFTTNWYFLLAQQLRVLFVNTLIVNRGNQGSESIRDDVERFILEALVKGAIPAQISILVRILQIIPQLLLKQISQDVRELDDLFFSILKENGLVILRDALNQVITLLYEGQPTGHATSLKDYENLFVVIGVPAIAKTYQEDEVFAYMRVAGYNPVMIERVTSPGDRFPVTDEHYQAVMGTDDSLAAAGEEGRLYLADYKILSGAINGTFPHEQKYVYAPIALFALPKGSDPTRLLRPIAIQCGQTPESDYPIITPNSGKYAWLFAKTVVQIADANFHEPITHLARTHLLVGVFAIATYRQLPLTHPLRILLRPHFDSTLAINDAAQQILIAPGGGVDRLLSASIDNSRVLTVLGLQSYGFNSAILPKQFQQRGVDDPNLLPVYPYRDDALLVWDAIHQWVWDYLNLYYLTDEDIQKDTALQAWAAEISAYDGGRIPDFGENGGIKTRNYLNDAITLIIFTASAQHAAVNFPQKDFMSYAAAIPMAGYLPASTLKREVTEQDYLNLLPPLDQAQRQYNLLSLLGSVYYNKLGEYQQGYFTDQKVKPLLQAFQSNLQQVEDTIKQRNLHRPIYEYLLPSKIPQSINI